The following proteins are co-located in the Flammeovirga kamogawensis genome:
- the mazG gene encoding nucleoside triphosphate pyrophosphohydrolase, producing MQGDKNIEDPRLRAFKRLLDIMDDLREKCPWDQKQTMETLRHLTIEEVYELSDAILENDTQEIKKELGDVMLHLVFYAKIGSETQDFAIDDVLNSICEKLIVRHPHIYGDVEVKDAEEVSRNWELIKLKEKENKNKTVLGGVPKSLPAVLKALRIQDKSAGVGFEWDNKEDVYKKVEEELQELQDEVTAYDNGEDNLDKIEDEFGDVMFSMINYARFLKINPSDALERTNKKFINRFNQMERFMKDDGVDFESLSLTEMDQYWDQIKKTEKK from the coding sequence ATGCAAGGCGATAAAAATATTGAAGATCCAAGATTAAGAGCATTTAAAAGATTATTGGATATAATGGACGATTTAAGAGAGAAATGTCCATGGGATCAAAAACAAACAATGGAAACACTTCGTCATTTAACAATAGAAGAGGTGTATGAACTTTCTGATGCAATTTTGGAAAATGATACCCAAGAAATAAAAAAGGAATTAGGTGATGTAATGCTACATCTAGTTTTTTATGCAAAAATTGGCTCAGAAACACAAGATTTTGCAATAGATGACGTCTTAAATAGTATTTGCGAAAAACTAATTGTACGTCATCCTCATATTTATGGAGATGTAGAAGTAAAAGATGCTGAAGAGGTAAGTAGAAATTGGGAATTGATAAAATTAAAAGAGAAAGAAAATAAAAATAAAACAGTTTTAGGAGGAGTTCCTAAATCTTTGCCTGCTGTTTTAAAGGCATTACGTATTCAGGATAAATCTGCTGGAGTGGGTTTTGAATGGGACAATAAAGAAGATGTATACAAGAAAGTAGAGGAAGAGTTACAGGAGCTTCAGGATGAAGTTACTGCTTATGATAATGGAGAAGATAATTTAGATAAAATTGAGGATGAGTTCGGAGATGTGATGTTTTCTATGATTAACTATGCAAGATTTTTAAAAATAAACCCATCTGATGCTTTAGAAAGGACAAATAAAAAGTTTATCAATAGGTTTAACCAAATGGAAAGGTTTATGAAGGATGATGGTGTTGATTTTGAATCTTTGTCTTTAACTGAAATGGATCAATATTGGGATCAAATAAAAAAAACTGAAAAAAAATAA
- a CDS encoding SdiA-regulated domain-containing protein, whose translation MKNFIILTLLVFGYVSSYAQKTTELELITLKQLFEYTDRYDLSGISHYKDSIFVIADKKDNPFIYQVNWAAKHFTVSPIAELSFKGGIDLEGIAIGGDIAYLINEHDNEVYSYNLKSRKINKLLINWGALASPKKDWLHNAGFEGVAIDFDKGVLYLAKERQPKLILKVDLAALEIIETFITSNKCSNDYADLYFYEGYLYALERNGMCIIKIDPDTHKELKHYSFKKSVSNKGQRLYEPAKYGMAEALMIKNDEIWIGFDNNGVSVSEFGKSKYGLSGSAPVLLQFKLPSK comes from the coding sequence GTGAAAAACTTCATTATTTTAACTTTACTAGTTTTTGGGTACGTATCATCTTATGCTCAAAAAACAACTGAATTAGAGCTAATTACATTAAAACAATTATTTGAATATACTGATAGATATGATCTTAGTGGGATATCTCATTATAAAGATTCAATATTCGTTATTGCAGATAAAAAAGACAATCCTTTTATTTATCAAGTAAATTGGGCAGCAAAACATTTTACAGTTTCGCCTATTGCAGAACTGTCATTTAAAGGGGGAATTGATCTTGAAGGTATAGCTATAGGTGGAGATATTGCTTATTTAATTAATGAACATGATAATGAAGTATATAGCTATAATCTAAAATCAAGGAAAATAAATAAGCTATTAATTAATTGGGGCGCTTTAGCTTCACCAAAAAAAGATTGGCTTCATAATGCAGGTTTTGAAGGTGTTGCGATTGATTTTGATAAAGGTGTGTTGTATTTAGCTAAAGAAAGACAACCTAAATTAATTTTAAAAGTTGATCTAGCTGCCTTAGAAATTATTGAGACTTTTATAACATCCAATAAGTGTAGTAATGATTATGCTGACTTATATTTTTATGAAGGTTATCTATATGCCTTAGAAAGAAATGGCATGTGTATTATTAAAATAGACCCAGATACACATAAAGAATTAAAGCATTATAGTTTTAAAAAATCTGTTAGTAATAAAGGACAACGGTTATATGAACCTGCTAAATATGGTATGGCAGAAGCGTTAATGATTAAAAATGATGAAATTTGGATTGGTTTTGATAATAATGGAGTCTCTGTTTCGGAATTTGGAAAAAGTAAATATGGCTTATCGGGTTCTGCACCAGTATTACTGCAATTTAAACTGCCAAGTAAATAG
- a CDS encoding condensin complex protein MksE: MNIDHTSTRRVFELLSRGQFLSANAIKPEIRKLYDEVDEFFTGFESMYAPLGFHLKKGNNYYYFSREGGKQTIEEKIERFYRYIDRLAFFATFAPGFGEGMRFFIKDIVHKCNVETDLNEQLSRLASDKNISTHDKVRDLVDEMRRHGFMDCEDEENEGFIVLSSYNYLKDIVDLIDIDPNNE; encoded by the coding sequence ATGAATATTGACCATACAAGTACAAGAAGAGTATTCGAACTGCTTAGCCGTGGACAGTTTTTAAGTGCTAATGCTATCAAACCAGAAATTAGAAAACTCTATGATGAAGTAGATGAATTCTTTACTGGATTTGAAAGTATGTATGCACCATTAGGCTTCCATTTAAAAAAAGGAAATAACTATTATTACTTTTCTAGAGAAGGCGGAAAACAAACAATTGAAGAAAAAATTGAACGTTTTTACCGTTACATAGATCGCTTGGCTTTCTTTGCCACATTTGCTCCGGGATTTGGAGAGGGGATGCGCTTCTTTATAAAAGATATTGTACATAAATGTAATGTAGAAACAGATTTAAATGAGCAGTTATCAAGACTAGCATCAGATAAAAATATTTCTACACACGATAAAGTCCGTGATTTAGTAGACGAAATGAGACGTCATGGTTTTATGGATTGTGAAGACGAAGAAAATGAAGGTTTCATAGTTTTATCGTCTTACAATTATTTAAAAGATATTGTTGATTTAATTGATATTGATCCGAACAACGAATGA
- a CDS encoding ATP-binding protein, with product MNVPQTPKRFLNKLVLIKSAGFDYAEVDLSGNVHFVGSNGFGKTTVLRAVLFFYHATSEKRELGIKEQQMSFSEYYFQDLNARLIYEIQTPRGKHCLTVYKSGGRLKFRFIDAAYNKNFFIKDRKACNHEEVLDLLSKGEVTFSDEIRRFADLRKVIYGVSKNNTQYSLLKPSLGVKSHQVDGIPKAITNIFRSSGLKSDYIKRAIGEAASADHEMQPISLETIANFIHEFDDQLTDFEDFEKNKSNAEEIVGLEAEITQQLSYQQRLAKQIGGGVALAEKHLADSEKLLAQMQVEENEMKKKYESAEEVYQTKTAAVNQELGEVKATLKEIERREKEYASISISGKSFTIEKLIELCAEEPRIKDQLIYQQEVKQMLVAQTAQVERLIDDQKKSLEQKFTARKSEFNEGKQLLREQFHSQKEKLSGEKQTALEELRNKYFAREGEFRVQLDQAKELKTRAEVALEIEKEKDFSKSLLSESNTMRVKLSTDIKEHKQAILETENTIKNTKERRRLEEQIIRNEARNQQAELERQLKLISDEVDEWKLRQEDYEGTFRSFLDQNKSDWSESIGKVCDEELLSRKDLNPSIVTGDSFYGINLEVGALTSKVTSTDNIATILEQKEAALVSAQINLSELDTIIDKKVEALIGNYSKKLGQLEQKLSDLTSKVVHLETALKEAREQEASIIEKANVLKEAALVELRRKFRLAQEACDSVEGKLSDLKDDRWSQENETSELYTNKLNVSSSEIETKVAKLEQEWAAYEGDHAIRIKELEEERKGLLEEKGIDTEKLQEVEIEIQALLSKIKDVEQAQIIKRDYEKDKIYYLDAADETRNKKKYQEKELENLKGDYNKAVEEYEEQLNYLDDKRDTYRRTKDHSNHLLKQFKAAKEEDEQAYVKLQKYLDEGAGNVNEAEINDGDLSFLLTELRKSLKERNRLSGAFKSKGQIFTGVFRKENHLKIPTLYAQSSLQEFIYLAKNILPSLLDGERLAHMKDQLEKQHREIISSVARQVKDLSDTSDLIKKIVKDINNGFARSNFVGVVKSIELEYNENNTPLLTTLKKIYRLNQDVAFTDQGDIFKVNINASSKDSRQSVQLLKDLRRVIKDNNQKQITLEDTFMLRFRVIENNNDTGWVEKLSNVGSEGTDVLVKSMIYITLLTVFQENAYRDQHDYFVHCVIDEVGKLSDRYLRDLIHYTNSKNIRLIFGSPNENDPSIYDHVLKLERNSKSNKASIVKLVSEM from the coding sequence ATGAATGTACCACAAACTCCAAAGAGATTCTTAAATAAACTTGTTCTAATAAAGAGTGCTGGATTTGATTACGCTGAAGTAGATTTAAGCGGTAATGTTCACTTTGTTGGCTCAAACGGATTTGGAAAAACAACTGTACTTAGAGCAGTTTTATTCTTTTATCATGCTACTTCAGAAAAACGTGAATTGGGTATAAAAGAACAACAAATGTCTTTCTCGGAATATTATTTCCAAGATTTGAATGCTCGTTTAATTTATGAAATTCAGACACCAAGAGGAAAGCATTGTTTAACAGTATATAAATCTGGCGGAAGATTAAAGTTTCGTTTTATTGATGCAGCTTACAATAAAAACTTCTTTATAAAGGACAGAAAAGCTTGTAATCATGAAGAAGTACTTGATTTACTTTCAAAAGGAGAAGTTACTTTTTCAGATGAAATTCGTCGATTTGCTGATCTTAGAAAAGTAATTTATGGCGTAAGCAAGAATAATACACAGTATAGCCTATTAAAACCATCTTTAGGAGTTAAAAGTCATCAGGTTGATGGAATACCTAAAGCAATTACAAATATCTTTAGAAGTTCTGGTTTAAAGTCAGATTATATTAAAAGAGCAATTGGAGAGGCAGCTTCTGCTGACCATGAAATGCAACCAATTTCTCTGGAAACAATAGCGAACTTTATACATGAATTTGATGATCAACTTACAGATTTTGAAGATTTTGAAAAAAATAAATCAAATGCTGAAGAAATTGTAGGACTTGAAGCAGAAATCACACAACAACTTTCTTATCAACAACGCCTTGCCAAACAAATTGGTGGAGGAGTAGCCTTAGCTGAAAAACATTTAGCAGATAGTGAAAAACTATTGGCTCAGATGCAGGTGGAAGAAAATGAGATGAAAAAGAAATATGAGTCTGCTGAAGAAGTTTACCAAACAAAGACTGCTGCTGTTAATCAAGAACTAGGTGAAGTAAAGGCTACTCTTAAAGAAATTGAACGTAGAGAAAAAGAATATGCATCAATCTCTATTTCAGGAAAGTCGTTTACTATAGAAAAGTTAATTGAATTATGTGCTGAAGAGCCTAGAATTAAAGATCAATTAATATATCAGCAAGAAGTAAAGCAAATGCTTGTGGCACAAACGGCTCAAGTAGAACGTCTTATTGATGATCAAAAGAAATCTTTAGAACAAAAGTTTACAGCCAGAAAAAGTGAATTTAACGAGGGTAAGCAACTTTTAAGAGAACAGTTTCATTCCCAAAAAGAAAAACTCAGCGGAGAGAAACAAACTGCGTTAGAAGAATTACGAAATAAGTATTTTGCTAGAGAAGGAGAGTTTAGAGTACAACTAGATCAAGCAAAAGAATTAAAAACACGTGCAGAAGTAGCTTTAGAAATAGAAAAAGAAAAAGATTTTTCTAAAAGTCTACTATCAGAAAGCAATACCATGAGGGTTAAGCTTTCTACGGATATAAAAGAGCATAAACAAGCGATTTTAGAAACCGAAAACACAATAAAAAACACCAAAGAAAGACGTCGTTTAGAGGAACAAATTATTCGAAACGAAGCTAGAAATCAACAAGCTGAATTAGAAAGGCAATTAAAGTTGATTTCTGATGAAGTAGATGAATGGAAACTTCGTCAAGAAGATTATGAAGGTACATTTAGATCGTTTTTAGATCAAAATAAATCAGATTGGTCAGAGTCAATTGGTAAAGTATGTGATGAAGAGTTATTATCTCGTAAGGATTTAAATCCTTCTATAGTAACTGGAGATTCATTTTATGGTATTAATTTAGAAGTTGGAGCATTAACATCAAAAGTGACTTCAACAGATAATATTGCGACTATTTTAGAGCAAAAAGAAGCTGCTTTGGTTTCTGCTCAAATCAATTTATCTGAATTAGATACTATAATTGATAAAAAAGTTGAAGCACTTATAGGTAATTACAGTAAGAAGTTAGGACAGTTGGAACAAAAACTATCGGATCTAACTTCTAAGGTAGTTCATCTAGAAACTGCTCTAAAAGAAGCAAGAGAGCAAGAAGCATCAATTATAGAAAAAGCTAATGTCCTAAAAGAAGCTGCGTTAGTAGAGTTAAGGAGGAAGTTCCGCCTTGCTCAAGAGGCTTGTGATAGTGTAGAAGGGAAGTTATCTGATCTTAAAGATGACCGTTGGTCACAAGAGAATGAAACATCTGAATTATACACAAACAAGCTCAATGTATCATCTTCTGAAATTGAGACGAAAGTTGCAAAGTTAGAACAGGAGTGGGCAGCTTATGAAGGTGATCATGCTATACGTATCAAAGAGTTGGAAGAAGAACGAAAAGGTCTTCTGGAAGAAAAAGGGATTGATACAGAGAAGTTACAAGAAGTAGAAATAGAGATTCAAGCTTTATTATCAAAAATAAAAGATGTTGAACAAGCACAAATCATAAAGAGAGATTATGAAAAGGATAAAATTTATTATCTAGACGCTGCTGATGAAACACGAAATAAGAAGAAGTATCAAGAAAAAGAATTAGAGAATCTTAAAGGAGATTATAATAAAGCTGTAGAAGAATACGAAGAACAGTTAAATTACCTTGATGATAAACGAGATACTTATCGCCGAACTAAAGATCATAGCAATCACTTATTAAAGCAATTTAAAGCAGCTAAAGAAGAGGATGAACAAGCTTATGTTAAGTTGCAAAAATATTTAGACGAGGGTGCAGGTAATGTAAATGAAGCTGAAATTAATGATGGTGATTTGTCATTTTTATTAACTGAATTACGTAAATCTTTAAAAGAGCGTAATAGGTTATCAGGTGCTTTTAAATCTAAAGGACAAATATTTACTGGTGTTTTCAGAAAAGAAAATCATTTAAAAATACCTACTTTATATGCACAATCTTCTTTACAAGAGTTTATTTATTTGGCTAAAAATATTCTTCCAAGTCTATTGGATGGAGAACGCTTAGCACATATGAAAGACCAGCTAGAGAAGCAACATAGAGAAATTATTAGTTCAGTAGCTCGTCAGGTAAAAGATCTTTCGGATACTTCTGATTTAATTAAGAAGATTGTAAAAGATATTAATAATGGTTTTGCAAGAAGTAACTTTGTTGGTGTTGTCAAGTCTATTGAATTAGAGTATAATGAGAACAATACACCGTTATTAACTACTCTAAAAAAGATTTATCGTTTAAATCAAGATGTAGCTTTTACAGATCAAGGAGATATTTTTAAAGTGAATATTAATGCGAGTTCAAAGGATTCACGACAGTCTGTACAGCTATTAAAAGATTTACGAAGAGTAATTAAAGACAACAATCAGAAACAAATTACTCTGGAAGACACCTTTATGTTGCGCTTTCGAGTAATTGAGAATAATAATGATACAGGGTGGGTAGAAAAGTTATCTAATGTTGGTTCTGAGGGGACGGATGTTCTTGTAAAATCTATGATTTATATTACGCTTCTTACAGTGTTCCAAGAAAATGCTTATAGAGATCAGCACGATTACTTTGTTCATTGCGTAATAGACGAGGTTGGTAAATTGTCAGATCGTTACTTACGTGATTTAATTCACTATACAAATTCTAAAAATATTAGGTTGATTTTTGGGTCACCTAACGAGAATGATCCATCTATATACGATCATGTATTAAAATTAGAGCGTAACTCTAAGAGTAATAAAGCAAGTATTGTCAAGCTAGTTAGTGAGATGTAA
- the rpmC gene encoding 50S ribosomal protein L29, with translation MKTKDLKEQVKGMSSEELAENVKTSQKQLEDLAYAHAVSPLENPMQLGSLRKQVARLKTELHARVTVELEEKVKAENVTRETSVEFLQKNTFLAPVNKKMVLRAIEKVNN, from the coding sequence ATGAAAACAAAAGATCTAAAGGAACAGGTGAAAGGCATGTCTTCAGAAGAGCTTGCAGAGAACGTTAAAACTTCTCAAAAGCAATTAGAAGATCTTGCTTATGCTCATGCAGTTTCACCATTGGAGAACCCAATGCAATTAGGATCACTTAGAAAGCAAGTAGCACGTCTTAAGACTGAGTTACACGCTAGAGTGACTGTTGAATTGGAGGAAAAGGTTAAAGCGGAAAACGTTACTCGTGAAACATCGGTAGAATTCTTGCAAAAGAATACGTTTTTAGCACCTGTAAACAAGAAGATGGTTTTAAGAGCTATCGAGAAAGTTAACAACTAA
- the rplN gene encoding 50S ribosomal protein L14, whose product MIQQESRLSVADNSGAKEVLCIRVLGGTRKRYASVGDKIVVSVKSAIPSSNVKKGTVSKAVVVRTKKEVRRKDGSYIRFEDNAAVLLTATDEPRGTRIFGPVARELREKQFMKIVSLAPEVL is encoded by the coding sequence ATGATACAACAGGAATCAAGACTGTCAGTAGCAGATAACTCAGGCGCAAAAGAGGTACTTTGTATCCGCGTATTGGGTGGTACACGTAAGCGTTACGCTAGCGTGGGCGACAAAATTGTCGTTTCTGTGAAATCAGCTATCCCTTCTTCAAATGTAAAGAAAGGGACTGTATCTAAAGCGGTTGTTGTAAGAACTAAAAAAGAAGTTCGTAGAAAGGACGGTTCTTACATTCGTTTCGAAGACAATGCAGCAGTTTTATTAACTGCTACAGATGAGCCAAGAGGTACTCGTATCTTCGGACCAGTCGCAAGAGAGCTTCGTGAGAAGCAATTTATGAAAATCGTTTCGTTAGCACCTGAGGTACTCTAA
- the rplP gene encoding 50S ribosomal protein L16: MLQPKRVKFRKRQKERSRSHGVAQRGHSISFGSFGLKALEGGWITARQIEASRIAMTRAMKREGQVWIRIFPDKPVTSKPAEVRMGKGKGAPAYWVAPVKAGTILFESDGVSIERAQESMRLAAQKLPIKVKFVVRPDYVG, translated from the coding sequence ATGTTACAGCCAAAGAGAGTCAAGTTCAGAAAGAGACAGAAAGAAAGAAGCAGAAGCCATGGTGTTGCACAACGCGGCCATAGCATCTCTTTTGGTAGCTTCGGTCTAAAGGCACTTGAAGGTGGTTGGATCACTGCTCGTCAAATTGAGGCATCTCGTATTGCGATGACTCGTGCGATGAAACGTGAAGGTCAGGTATGGATTAGAATCTTCCCTGATAAGCCAGTTACATCAAAGCCAGCCGAAGTACGTATGGGTAAGGGTAAAGGTGCCCCTGCTTATTGGGTTGCTCCAGTGAAAGCCGGAACAATCTTGTTCGAATCTGATGGAGTATCAATTGAAAGAGCACAGGAGTCAATGAGATTGGCTGCCCAAAAGCTCCCAATCAAAGTGAAGTTTGTGGTCAGACCAGACTACGTTGGATAA
- a CDS encoding SprT-like domain-containing protein, which yields MKKKSSPNTSPLSMTHTEISERLSKYTPISAATTFAEWILEYQIYVSIKGGRKSINGDYRPPQKGYGHRISINATLNQYQFAITFAHEVAHLITWSKYQQKVKPHGKEWKAKFGELLEVLILKNTFPKDLLEAIKVHQQNPSASSGNDNALKKALSNYDEFQDESPFLEDLIDGDEFSMEDGRVFIRNKKLRKYFLCTEKSSGKQFRINSLAKVNIHYPTKHDKAC from the coding sequence ATGAAAAAGAAAAGTAGCCCCAATACATCCCCATTGTCAATGACCCATACTGAGATCTCTGAACGATTATCAAAATATACACCTATTAGTGCTGCAACTACTTTTGCTGAATGGATTCTTGAATATCAAATTTATGTATCTATTAAAGGTGGTAGAAAAAGTATTAACGGTGATTATAGGCCACCACAAAAAGGATATGGCCATAGAATTAGTATTAATGCCACACTAAATCAATATCAGTTTGCTATTACATTTGCTCACGAAGTTGCACATTTGATAACATGGTCCAAATATCAACAGAAAGTTAAACCACATGGAAAAGAATGGAAAGCAAAATTTGGAGAACTCTTAGAGGTTTTAATTTTGAAAAATACTTTCCCAAAAGATTTACTTGAAGCAATTAAAGTACATCAACAAAATCCATCTGCATCTAGCGGTAATGATAACGCATTAAAAAAAGCACTTTCCAATTATGATGAATTTCAAGATGAATCACCTTTTTTAGAAGATTTAATTGATGGAGATGAGTTTTCTATGGAAGATGGACGTGTTTTTATTCGTAATAAGAAATTGAGAAAATATTTTTTATGCACAGAAAAATCAAGTGGCAAACAATTTAGAATCAATTCTTTAGCAAAAGTAAATATTCATTACCCTACTAAACATGACAAAGCTTGTTAA
- a CDS encoding AAA family ATPase, translating to MENTGDHKELHDKIHEVISEVGKVVVGQDYMVNRLLIGLFTNGHVLLEGVPGLAKTLTVNTLSNVLALDFQRIQFTPDLLPSDLVGTMIYNQREGKFEVKKGPVFSNLVLADEVNRSPAKVQAALLEAMQEKQVTIGETTFKLDRPFLVLATQNPVEQEGTYPLPEAQVDRFMLKVYIQYPKKEDELEVMRRMSNQGFDDKVRSILSKEDIFAIRDAIDAVKVSDSLEKYIIDLVFATRFPKEYGLDEEAQYIQFGVSPRASINLHRAAKAIAFFEGRDYVLPEDIKEIAFDVLNHRIILNYEAEADEITTREIIEAILNKVKISK from the coding sequence ATGGAAAATACAGGAGATCATAAAGAACTACATGATAAAATTCATGAGGTAATTTCAGAAGTAGGTAAGGTAGTCGTTGGACAAGACTACATGGTAAATAGATTATTAATTGGGCTTTTTACAAATGGTCACGTTCTTTTAGAAGGTGTTCCGGGTTTGGCAAAAACGCTAACAGTAAATACATTATCGAATGTGTTGGCTTTAGATTTCCAACGTATTCAATTTACTCCAGATTTACTTCCATCGGATTTAGTAGGTACAATGATCTACAATCAGCGTGAAGGTAAATTTGAAGTTAAAAAAGGACCTGTTTTCTCTAACTTAGTGTTAGCAGATGAGGTAAACCGTTCTCCAGCAAAAGTACAAGCTGCTTTACTAGAGGCCATGCAAGAAAAACAAGTAACTATTGGCGAAACTACTTTTAAGTTAGATAGGCCATTCTTAGTACTTGCAACTCAAAACCCAGTAGAACAAGAAGGTACTTACCCTCTACCTGAAGCACAGGTTGACCGTTTTATGTTAAAGGTTTACATTCAATATCCTAAAAAGGAAGACGAATTAGAAGTAATGCGTCGTATGTCCAATCAAGGGTTTGATGACAAGGTGCGTTCTATTCTTTCTAAAGAAGATATTTTTGCTATTCGCGATGCAATTGATGCAGTTAAAGTAAGTGACTCTTTAGAAAAATATATCATTGATTTAGTTTTTGCTACTCGTTTTCCTAAAGAATATGGTTTAGACGAAGAGGCTCAATATATACAATTTGGTGTTTCTCCTCGTGCGAGTATCAATTTACATAGGGCGGCAAAAGCAATTGCATTCTTTGAAGGTAGAGATTATGTTCTTCCTGAAGATATCAAGGAAATTGCTTTCGATGTTTTAAATCACCGTATTATATTAAATTATGAAGCGGAAGCCGATGAAATTACTACTCGTGAAATTATTGAAGCAATATTGAATAAGGTGAAGATTAGTAAGTAA
- a CDS encoding NADH-quinone oxidoreductase subunit A has protein sequence MSNQLLTDFGNIFLFILVGVIFALGGLFTAMILRPRRPGEEKLTTYESGEDPIGSAWGSFNIRFYIVALIFLLFEVEILFLFPWATVFGDPDKIESTNGIWGWFALVEIFLFVGILILGLAYVWRKGFLDWVKPSNVHQAVEKQSFNKAPYEQFNKKYINK, from the coding sequence ATGAGTAATCAATTACTAACAGACTTCGGGAATATCTTTTTATTTATACTTGTTGGTGTAATCTTCGCACTTGGAGGGTTGTTTACAGCTATGATACTGAGACCCAGACGTCCAGGTGAAGAAAAATTAACTACTTACGAAAGTGGTGAAGACCCTATTGGCTCAGCATGGGGGAGTTTTAATATTAGGTTTTATATTGTAGCATTAATATTTTTATTATTTGAAGTAGAGATATTATTCTTGTTTCCTTGGGCAACTGTTTTTGGAGATCCTGATAAAATAGAAAGTACAAATGGAATTTGGGGCTGGTTTGCCTTAGTAGAAATATTTTTATTTGTAGGAATACTTATTTTAGGATTAGCATATGTTTGGAGAAAAGGATTTTTAGATTGGGTAAAACCATCAAATGTTCATCAAGCAGTAGAAAAACAAAGTTTTAATAAAGCTCCTTACGAGCAATTCAATAAAAAATATATAAACAAATAA
- the rpsQ gene encoding 30S ribosomal protein S17, with protein MERNFRKQRTGVVVSDKMDKSITVVVETRQKHPMYGKYIKKTKKFMAHDEGNTAGIGDTVRIMETRPLSARKRWRLVEVVEKAK; from the coding sequence ATGGAAAGAAATTTCAGAAAGCAACGTACCGGAGTAGTTGTAAGCGACAAAATGGACAAGTCGATCACGGTGGTAGTGGAAACACGTCAAAAACACCCGATGTACGGTAAGTATATCAAGAAGACGAAGAAATTTATGGCGCACGACGAAGGTAACACTGCCGGTATCGGAGATACCGTAAGAATCATGGAGACGCGCCCATTGAGCGCGCGTAAACGTTGGAGATTGGTGGAGGTAGTAGAAAAAGCGAAGTAA
- the sdaAA gene encoding L-serine ammonia-lyase, iron-sulfur-dependent, subunit alpha, translating to MAVLFETFLEWKEYCDKKKVPLFQPVLDYEIREKERTQEEIEEALNKAYFVMRDAVKTGLNEDMTSRSGMIENGGKKVKKSPINVLSEEFKLLIARALAAKEVNSCMGRVVAAPTAGASGILPGVLVTLQEIHSIPDKKIHEALLISAGIALIMEKKSGIAGAVGGCQAETGTAAAMAAGAITYCLGGSIDVIFNAVAITTQCMLGLVCDPVAGLVEVPCVVRNASAAAIANSSSQIALANVSGVIPVDECVDAMGEVGQSMEDRYKETAMGGLAATPTGKAISKRVLISDIDIIDSSDE from the coding sequence ATGGCCGTACTTTTTGAAACATTTTTAGAGTGGAAAGAGTATTGTGACAAGAAAAAAGTCCCTTTATTTCAACCCGTTTTAGACTATGAGATACGAGAAAAAGAACGTACTCAAGAAGAAATCGAAGAAGCCTTAAATAAAGCATATTTCGTTATGCGAGATGCTGTAAAAACTGGGCTCAATGAAGATATGACATCTCGATCTGGTATGATTGAGAATGGAGGTAAAAAAGTAAAAAAATCACCTATTAATGTGCTTTCCGAAGAATTTAAGCTACTTATTGCACGTGCATTAGCTGCTAAAGAAGTTAATTCTTGCATGGGTAGAGTTGTTGCTGCACCAACAGCTGGAGCCTCTGGTATTTTACCAGGTGTACTTGTTACTTTACAAGAAATACATAGTATTCCTGATAAGAAAATACATGAGGCATTATTAATTTCTGCAGGCATCGCATTAATTATGGAAAAAAAATCTGGAATAGCAGGTGCTGTTGGAGGTTGCCAGGCAGAAACAGGTACTGCAGCTGCAATGGCTGCTGGAGCAATTACTTACTGTCTTGGAGGTTCTATAGATGTTATTTTCAATGCAGTTGCCATTACAACACAATGCATGTTAGGATTGGTTTGTGACCCAGTAGCTGGGTTAGTTGAAGTTCCATGCGTTGTAAGGAATGCCAGTGCTGCTGCAATTGCAAATTCTTCTTCACAGATTGCTTTAGCAAATGTTAGTGGAGTAATTCCTGTTGATGAATGTGTAGACGCAATGGGAGAAGTAGGACAAAGTATGGAAGACCGTTATAAAGAAACTGCTATGGGTGGGCTTGCTGCTACACCTACAGGGAAAGCTATATCTAAAAGAGTCTTGATATCAGATATTGATATTATAGATTCGTCTGATGAATAA